The Sus scrofa isolate TJ Tabasco breed Duroc chromosome 6, Sscrofa11.1, whole genome shotgun sequence region ccacagctcacggcaatgccggatccttaacccactgagcaaggccagagattgaacctgcatcctcatggatcctagtcgagttccttaccactgagccgtgacgggaactccatggtcctACTTCTTAAAGTAGGTATATTTAGCCTTTTAAATTGAGCcccatccttggcccagtgccTTTCCCCCAGAATCCTGTGCATAATCACCAGGAATTTTATCAAAATCTGGAACCTGATGATTCCGTGGGTCCGaaagcctgagattctgcatttctaacacacTCCCAGCTCCCAGGTGCCTGGACCACACTTTGCAAGGAAGGCTCACGAGCTCTTGCCTCACTTCTCTGAGGACTGATTGGAACGTCTCTTCCTCACCAGCCTATAGGCTCCTTAGGGCAGGGGTCTTGCTCATTGGTTTAGTGAGGCATtcccagtgcttggcacattTAGTAAGTTGGAGGAGTAGCCAATGCTCCCTCATCCCCGGGAGCTGGGAATAATCCCACACAGCAGACAAACCCACCGGCCGAATATACTCCCATGCATGCCCTATTTCATCTCTGGGATGCAGCAGGTGATGGCATTTTACCAGGCCTACTGTGTGCACGGCTATGGCTTAATCACATCGTAGTCGTACTTCATGAACCCTTGCCTGATAATTCACAAGGGGCTCACCCCACGTGGCAACCCAACCTCTTGAACAAAGCTCTCCACTGTCCCCGCAGACCCCTCGCCCAAGTCATTAGCCAGCACACCGAGCCAGAGaaggtttgtttcttctttctttttaatgaaactagttttgatttttaaaagagtaataaCCCAAGAAGTCCTAAGTTGTCCAGATGGTGGGGCAGCCCACAAACTCCGCTTGCAGTCAGGAGCCCCTGGTGCTGCTTGTCTCAGCAGGGAGCAACTGTCCTCCGGGTCTGGCAGAGCGCGGCCAGGTGGTCTGTGCGGAAGAGGCCGGCTCTCCCAGCAAGAAACTGAGAACGGACAGATAGGATGGGTGGGGGGCAAACGTGGGAGGGAACGAAGGGGTGACAGCAAGGACTTCGCGAACCCGAGTCTGACCGCTGCTGTGTTCCAAAAACAGCAAGGAAGGTTGAAGAAATAAGGGGCCTCTCGGGGGACGGGCTCCGCCTGGCTTCCGAAGGCGCGGGGTTCACCAGGAACCTGGGGTGGGAGCTCAGACGGTGATGCGGCTGCGGGACCTGGGACCCAAAACAGCGCTGGGGGTGGCGGTGCGGGGCGGGTGGGTGAGGGTCCCCGATGAGGGCTCACAGTGTTGGAACGGGATGCGAGGGCCCCACCGTTCGGGGTGGCAGTGGGAGGCTCCCCTGCGATCGGGGCCGAGGCAACAGGTGTTTCCGGTCCGCGAGGCAGGCAGGACGCCGAGGCGCGCTCCGAGCCACGGCGGGCAGCGACGGGGGCTCCCAGCCAGAGCCCCGCCCGCGGGGAAGGGGCTCACAGGTAGCGCTCCAGCCCCGGCGGCGCGTAGCCGGGCGGCCGCAGGTAGGCGTCTCCGGGGCCGAGGGGGCCGAGCGCGGCCGCGGGCCCGGCCAAGGCCAGCAGCGGCTCGGCGGGCAGCGGCCCGGGGCCAGGGCCGGGGCGCGCCGGGGGCAGCCCCAGGCGgtcgggcggcggcggcgcgtaGAGCGGCGGGGAGGCGGCGGCCGCGCAGGGCGCGAAGGCGGCGTCGGGCGCGGCGCAGCAGGGCGGCTCGGGGGCGCCCAGCCCCGCCGCCAGCTCGGGCGGCAGGCTCACCAGGCTGTCGACGCTGAAGAGGCGCGCGGGCGGCGCGGgcccgggggcggcggggggcggcggcGCGAGCAgcgcggggccggggccgggcgcGTAGGGCGCGTAGGGGAAGGGCGGCGGGCCGGCGGCGGGCGCGGGCGGCGCGGCGGGCAGCGCGGGCAGCTCGGCGCGCTTGAAGCGCTTGCGGCGCCGCAGGAAGCTGCCGTTGTCGAACATGTCGGCGGCCGCCGGGTCGAGCGTCCAGTAGTTGCCCTTGCCCGGGTTGCCCGGCTCGCGGGGCACCTTGACGAAGCAGTCGTTGAGCGTGAGATTGTGGCGGATGCTGTTCTGCCACTTGCGCGGGCTGTCGCGGTAGAAGGCGAAGCGCTCGGTGATGAAGCGGTAGATGGCGGCCAGCGTGAGGCGGCGGCCGGGGGCGTGCGCCAGCGCCATGGCGATGAGCGCGATGTACGAGTAGGGCGGCTTCCCGCGCTGcagcggccgccgccgccgccggcccggGCCCGGCGCGGGCGCGGGCTCCGGCTCCCCGCGGCCCGCCTCCTCGGGCTCCGGCTCCGGCCCCGGCTCGGCCCCGGCGAGCGGCGACGACGGCGGCGGCCCCGACGGCACGACGGAGGGCGGGGCGGGGAAACCGGAGAAAGCGGCGGGCGGCTCCATGTCGCGGCGCCCGGTCGCGGGGAGGAGGCGGGCTGCCCGCGCTCTGGGAGAGCGCCCGGGCCGGCGAGCCGCCTTATATGGACACAGCCCCCCTCCTCCTGTGCCCCCAGCCCGGGGGCCGGGGCTGCGACCCTCTCCACCGGCCAGCGCCTGCCACCTAATTTGCCTCCCCAGTCTCTGGCAGCGCTGACACTTGTcccgcagccccagcccctggatTTCACCCCTCCCTTGGTCTCATCCGTTCGGGTCGGTCTTTCCCAGACCCAGTCTCATCCTTTCCCCATCTCCAGGGGGTcaagccctggccctggctctggCCCCATCCCCCTGAACTCCATCAGCCCCCTTCCGTCTCGGCTCCTCCCTCAACATCCACCGCTTTGGGTCAAGGCCAATCACAAATCCACCCATTCTGGCCGCTCTCTGGGCCCCCTCCCCAGGATGCTTCTCCCAGCTGAGTCCTGTCTGCGCCCTCCTTCCAACTCCAGCTGAGGCAGAAATGAGAGCTGCCCAGGGCTGCCCTGCCAGCCCTCAGAATCCTAATGCTATGCTGTCCCAGGAGGTGTCAGGTGCACCCTGGGACATGAGGCCATGGAGAAGGGTAaggtgggagaaggagagagcAGGAGACTGGCTTTGTCTGCGGCGGGGATTGGGGGGTGATTCCTAGCTCCAGCGTCAGCACCGCCTCTCTCTGCTAGCACTCCCCAAAACTTTGTCTCACACAGCCATCATTctctggacaaaaaaaaaaaaaaaaaaaaacccagcatctTGAAAAGTGGTCCAGCTAGCAGATTTGGTAACCAGAGGACTGTATCAAGAGACCTTAGAAAATCGGTAACTTGGAATTGCCTTTCTGGCTGCCTATTCTCTATGCATCTTCTCTTCCAGAGAAGACGCTTTCTTTCTCACACAGGCATGTCATACACACTGGGAAGATGCACAGAACACAGCCTGCACAGCTCGAAGGTCCAAGCAGCAGTTGCTGGGCCAGAGAGGGAGCCCCAAGAGCTTCCACAGACTGGCAGTCTGAGAAGGCTGCCTACCGGCCCAGAATTGCCAACCTCACATCTCACTGCGGAAGGGGGGTGTCTTAGTCTCTTTTAAATCCTCACTCTAGGAAACACCACCAACCACACCACTTAGAAGAGATGCAACCCTAAGCCTATTTCAGGAAACCTTTCCAACGTGAAAGGAAAGCCAGAGCAGCCTGGAGGGAACAAGAGGATGAAACGAGTCTTACAGAGACTTGTTTGGGGGATAGGCAAGTTCAAGGGCTGGGTGTAGGTGAGGCAACCGAGGTGGCCCAGATTCAAAGGGACGCTCACTCTCAGTGCAGAGTCCACACGTGAGAGCTAGTGCCTCCTTAAGTCGGGGGCCCTAGGTACCTCACCCCACTTCTGGCCCTGATGTGGAGTGCACCTGGGTACAGTTGGTCAAAGCCagctacagcagccacaggaccTAGGGCTTCAGATTCCACACTCGAAGCTCAAGGGCCCCGCTCTCCCAGCTCCAGTGTCAGCTGATAAAGTAACAGCAGCCATCACTGAGCACTGTGTGTGTGGTAAACACTTGTACACATTATCTCGCTTAAGTGTGAACACCTAGTGAGGTCGATACTATTTTTATCccagttttgcagatgaggaaactaaggctttgTGAGGTTAAGAGACTTACCTAaccacacagctaggaagtggcagatgGGATTAAATTCGGAGTCCAGTGCACTGGCACCAAGACGCTGCATCACATTTTAAAGCTgagactggaggagttcccgtcatagctcagtggttaacgaatccgactaggaaccatgaggttgcgggttcgatccctgcccttgctcagtgggttaaggatctggcgttgccgtgagctctggtgtaggttgcagacgcggctcagatccagcgttgctgtggctctggcgtaggctggcagctacagctccgattagaccccctagcctgggaacctccatatgcacgggagtggcccaagaaatggcaaaagaagacaaaaataaataaataaaaaaataaagctgagacTGGAGAAGTACTTTCCTCTAGGGTCCCTCCTGCTCTCACAAGTTCAGCTGCAGAGTTGCTGCACAGCCGCGCTCCCGCCCTCCAGGTCAACATATCCAAGTATCCAATGGACATGACCTTCAAGCTAGTgcacccccaacccccctcctccccttcctgccttccAGATCTCAACCAGCGGACCCCTTGCCCGTCACCACCCAGCTCGGGACTATGGCCATCCCCTTGGGCTCCTCCCTCCACCACCACTGCCCAGACCCAAGCACTCTGCAAGTCCCTCAGTTCCACAAGGATCCAGGGCTGTCTTTCCTTCAGTTCTCCTGGCTTCAGTTTAGCCCACATCCTTCAGCACTTCTGTGCCAGGGCCTTTGCCAGTGCTCAGGGGAGACAGAGGTGAAGAGACGCACAGTCTAGTAGAGGGATGGACACACGGACCACTGGCACTCAGAGAGGCGGGCAGAAGGGGCTGTAGAAGCAGAGAGGAACCCCTGGAGGGCTggagaacccccccccccacagcacACAACAGTGAGGAGTCAGCCTGGTTTATACAGGAGCAGACCTCGGCTCAGAACCTTCTCCCACTGCCTGGCCCAGGCCTTGGGCACCCAAGACAGTGCGGTCTCCAGGGGACAGCTCACCAAAGAGGAAGGCCAGGCAAGCCGCTGCAGGAGCCGAGCGACCTGGGTCAGTTGCTCATTagagcctccgtttcctctcTTGCCAAAGAGGGACAATAAGGAGCCCTCTTGGCATTGTCGTGAGATTCAAATGAGTTCATGGATGAAAGTGGCTGGCCCACACTGGCACCAGGtaataggagatttttttttttttttccaactggcATTTCCGGTATTAAaccaggagggaaggagagaggcagagCCAGAGAAATGAGTTCGGATCCTGCATATTTTCAACCAGGTGATCATAATCCTGCAGCTTGACTCGGGCATCGAACCAGAGCCACCATCACCTTCCCTTAGGGCTGAAGCCTCCTCTCCAAAGACCCCTCCCACAGCCTCCTGGGGTCGTAATCTCCCATGGCCACTGCAATTTTCTTATACTTTCAATTTTCCAGTTCACATGTAGAGCCTGGGACACAGTATATGTTTGATGAATGGTAGTGAGTGTGGGGTTGGCTCTGCCAgtcctggggagggtgggggcagggagctaGGCTGAAGGAGTGAGAACCCAGACTTCACCAGTTCTCTGTGTCTGCCTGACCCCCTCCATTGGGCCTGCTTCCCGGAGCCAAGCAAGCCGGTGTCAGGGGGTGGCCCAAGGGCTAATCCTTGTTTTCAGCGTGGCTGGGCCCTCTTTTCACAGGCCCTGGGCCGGACGGGATGTGGCTGAGCATCCGGGCATAAGATGGCCAGTGAAGGCGGCCCCTTTCTCATGGGCCTGGATTCCAGGCGGCCCAGCGTCTGAGTGGAGCCCCTGGGGCGGGAGGAACACAGTGGCTGGGCTGGGCAGTCTTTGTCTGACCACGCTGGGTGGATATTCAGGCTGGCAGGAGGGATTAATGGCCAGGGATTGGCCCTGGGGCCGGCCTTCCCACTGCCCTTTGGAGGCCAAAGGCCCAGGTCAGGGCACACGGCGTTGATGGCTCCCTAGATAGGAGTGGAAATTCCCACCCTGTCCGAAGCTGTTAGCATCAGGCCCccggctccctgcccccagccccacctctgcaaAGGCGCCATGAGCCAAGATGGGCTTCGAGGCAAGAAACAGAGGGTGGGGGCCAGAGCTTCCAAACCATTCCGCCTGGGAGAAGTCATTGCAGGTCCTGTCCCAGATTCGCAGCCACTCTAGGAGGGCCCATGACTGCCCCTCCTGAGCTCTGGAGAGACAGAACTGTGTTAAGCCAATGAGGGTCCAAGGGACCAGGTTAAGCTGGCACCATTAGGCCTCCTAGACTATTCCTCAAACACCCCTCGTTTGAGACTGCTCCACAGTCATTTCCTCCTAAAGCCTTCCATCACAGCAGCCACAGAACCCACAGCCCAGAGGCTGCAGAAGGGGCTCAGGAACTCTCAGAgactctccctccccacccctgccacccaagggcagctgcaggcctccgcCCTCTTACCTCCAAGACCAGAGCTTCCCGCCAGGCGGCTCCTTCCTCGGAAGCCTGGGGCAGGCAGTTGCAGGCCATTCTGgtgtgggcttttctttttccttgtcctttttctttctttctttttttttttttgccttttttttaagggccactcctggggcatatggaagttcccaggctaagggttgaatcggagctgtcgctgccggcctacaccacagccccggcaatgccagatccgagctgcgactgcaacctacaccacagctcacggcaacgctggatccttaagccacggagcgaggccaggggtccaacccacatcctcatgatcctagtcggtatcgttaaccaccgagccacaaagggaaatcctggTGTGGCCTTTTCTAAGCAGGCTGCTCCCCAACTAAGGATGAAAGCAGCAGCCCCAGCCTCACCCACAGAGCCTGACCTCTGGGCTGCGGTGCCCTCTGGGCTGAAGGGAAGGGAAGTGAGGGCAGGCCGACTCTGGAGAGAGCCCTGGGGAAGAATCTAGGACCAGGGTGCCCCTCTGCATGACTCTTCACTCCTCGAGCACTTCCATTCTGCAGATCCGAAGGACCGGTGTCCAGGCTGCCCCAGCTGCTGGCTCCGTGATGACTCAGACTGTCCTCCGCCTTCACTGCGCCCAGGAAAGGGCAGCCACACTGACACTGCCCATCAGGGTGGTCAGCGGGTGATGCAGGCAGAAAAGGGACTGCAGGGGCACAGAAAAGGGAGCCCTGCCAGCTTGGCAAAGCAGAAGGCTCCAGCGGCGTGGCAGGCCCAGGCTGCATGGGGCTCATTCCCTGTGCCCGCATCTCATCTCATCACTGCACTTCCCTTACTGACTCTCCATGTGTCTGTCTCCTGCACTAGATTCTATGCACTGAAGGCAGTACCATGTCTCACTCATATTTGCATCCCTGGCATTTAGTATAGTTCTTGGCACAAGTTGATGGAAGGATAAATATGAATCGGCTAACTGGAGGGACAGCTGGATACCAGGACAAGAAAACTGCAGGTGCAAAGGTGCAAAGGCAAGCAGACACTGTCCCTTCTGGGAAGTGAGACTTTCAGTGTTTTTCCACTAAAAATTACATGAGCTAATAAGGTTCATAggacactgcctggcacagaTCAATACTGCGTGTTAGCTCTTGtagctgttgttgtttttgttgttatgagTATTGTTCACCATGACTAGTGGTGTAGGAACTGAGACAAAAGAAGGGAGGTGGAGTCAGATTGGAGATGACTTCATTTGCCAGGTTAAGGAGGTAAGCTCTTCCTAGGGACAAGAGGAAGCCTTTGAAAAGTTTTGAGCAGGGGAGGGCCTCGGTCAGATCTCTCGTTTAGATCAGTGTGACAGCGGACAGGCTGGAGGGGGAAGAGGCTGAGGCTAAGAGAGCAGGTGGGAGGCTGAGCCTGCGATGCCATGGGAACCGGGGCTCCCGCTCTGGGGGAGCATCGGGCCATCGCTCCCCTGCACTCTGGACCAGGGCCTCAAGGGGGCCTCCAGGATCCACCTCCAGGAGGGCCTCGACTTTGTCCCACGTCtcacactgccccccccccccccccccgctccttTCTCTCCCGCTCTGAGCACCGCCACACACCAAGACCTGGTCGTTCTCAGAAATGTGTCTCCCATCCGTTCTCTTCTCTTGCTCCTCTGTCTGGGTCCTAGATCAGGCCAGGGTCAGTTCTCGCCCGGCGGTGCTCCTGGCTGGGCTGCCACCTCCCCCTGCGCTTCCCTCTCTCCTCAGCAGCTGGAGCCATGTCTCCTCTGTTACAAGCACCTTCAGTGGCTCCCCTTCAGCCCAGGAGTCAGCCCAGACCCTGAACACGGCTGGCAGGGGCTGGCAGGGGCCACAGGACGGCCTTTCCCCCCGTCCCCTCTCGCACCCGGTTTTCCCCTCAGGACACAGCTCTCTTCAGACCTACTTTCCAGGTCCTTCCTGGCTCTGAACCTTTGCTCACTGAAGGGAGCAAACCTGCTTTGCCAGCTTTGGATCCAAAGGCAGTCCCATGCATTCTTCCAGCCCCTTGATCTGGTCTCCTAAGACCTTAACTAAGAGGAAGGCCCATCTTTCCTCTGAAAGAGCCCACCTCGCCTGCCTGTGGCCTCCTCCTCGTCCTTTGAGAACCCCTCACAGAAGAGGGctgttttctcctctggaaaACATCCCGCAGTCTCTCCTTCCCCAGGCAAAAGGCTGGCCAGTTCCTCTGGCCCGAAGGAGCCTTCTGCGCATACTCTGCATCTGCCTCCCTCTGTGCGCGGTTCATCCTGGGCCTCTGTGCTGAGCGGCTGACGGACTGCCTCccagaatgaatgaaggaaggatgGGCGACTGAACGATCAAATGGCCACAAGTGTCTGGAAAGGCAAAAGATCCCTGTGCCTGATTTCCAGCTAGGAATCTGCCTCCTGCCCTGGCTGCCTCTTCGCTCAGCTCCGTGGCCCTGCGCCGAGACCCCCCACGCAGTCCTTGCCTCGGCAGGGTCCAGACTCAGTCGGTTCAGGCTCAGACTCAGACAAGGCTGGCTCGGCCCTGAGGGTGTAATTCCAGCCGCTCCTAAACCACACACCCGGCATCTGAAGTATGTTCCGTGTCATTGCGGGCTGTCAGCATTCTGCCATCCCCCTCACCCCGCACCCGAGGCAACCTTAGGGCTCTCATCTCCCGGGCAGCTAAGGGGGCGCAGTGCTATCAGCCAGGCCAGCAGAGCCAGGGGAGCCGGGGCTGGAGAAGAGAGAGTTAGACTCCACTGCTCATGCACTGTGGGATCCTGAGCAAATTGCGCCACTCCTGTGGCCCGTGTTAGAGTCATAagcccccagggcctggggaaACTCTGAGATGATCTGGGCCAGTGGTTCCCAATGTGCGGGCCCTTCAGCTAAAGCAAGGCATCTGGAAGCCACGTGGCAGCCCGAGCTGTCTGCAAAGACGACACACAATGTGTCTCCCACACACGAGTATGAACGTTTGCAAATGGATGTTGAAGCTGCTGTGACTGAGAAATACCCACAGTGAAAAGCTTTGTAgtcgtttttctttttaatccataGATGAAAGGATCCTAAAAGCACAACTACGCTCATATGGAGTAGctgagatgtatttttttaattcctccccctccttttttttttttttttttttttttttttggcatttcttgggccgctcccggggcatatgggggttcccaggctaggggtctaatcggagctgtagccaccagcctatgccagaggcatagcaacgcaggatccgagccgcgtctgcaacctacaccacagctcacagcaacgttggatccttaacccactgagcaagggcagggaccgaacccgcaacctcatggttcctagttggattcgttaaccactgcgccacgataggaactctcacccccctttttttaatggctgcaccgccaggctatggaagttcctgggcagggatcgaacctgagctgcatctgtgaccaagaCCACGGCtgcggcaaggccggatccttaacccactgcgccagggtGGGGCTCCAACCCTCACCTCCGCCGCCGCCGTCTGTCCTTTTCAGACGTGGGAGAGGCTGCTCTTTCTCGCTCTTCAGCAATGTTCCCCTCCCGCAGAACCTCCGTCGCCTGGGATGGCCTCACCGGGGGCAGAGCGGGGAGGGGTcgagaagagggagaggaagggaccGGCGAGAAGAAAGACCAGAAAGACTCGGACCCGCTGGTGAGCTTAGTGCAGCTCCTCCCAGCGCTGCTGCTCTCTGGTGACGGGACGTGTTGGTGGTTTGAAATCGGCCACAGTGGGGGGTCTTACACCAGAAACTGGCAAATGCTGCCAATCAGAACCTACGCCCctcaacacccccacccccagatccaGCTGTTAAACACGCACCAGCCCACCACTTGGCAAGACGccagtatttaaaataataaagctcaGACAAGACTGAGACGCTGGCTCCTTTGCggctgttgggggtggggggctcccctACAGGGCGGGGCCTGCaacaggtgtgtgtggggggaccCGTCCCCTCTGTGGGAGCCCTTAGCTCACACTCCTGGAACCCTTTGTCTGTGTCCAGCACTAGGCCAGAGCCTTACAGAACATCCCCACCCAACACAGCAGCTCTGGGAGCCAGGCTTGACCCCCTCCCTACCTTTTTatcctgagttctttttttttttggtctttttacctttcttagggctgctcccggggtatatggaggttcccaggctaggggtccaatcggagctgtagctgctggcctacaccacagccacagcaataccagatccgagccgcgtctgcgacctacaccgcagctcatggcaatgctggatccttaacccactgagcaaggccagggatcgaacctgcaacctcatggttcttagattcgttaaccactgagccacgacgggaacacctatcCTGAGTTCTAATCCTCAGTTCATACTATGATTCAGTAATTCCCCTGCTAGGAATTCCTCTCAAAGGCTGCGCTCAGCGATGCCTGTTCATTCAAGAATGGTCACTACTGTTGTGTTTATAATGGATGCAAAATTTAACCTAATGTCCTGCAGTAGTTGGGTCTGTTTCTGAAATATTAAGCAAGGGAGCACCCGTtgtagctcaggggaaacaaattccactagtattcatgaggatgcaggttcgatccctggcctcgctcagtggattaaggatccagcgttgccctgagctgtggtgtaggtcacagatgcagcttggatcccgcattgctgtggctgtggcatataggccagtggctacagctccaattcgaccctgagcctgggaacttctatatgctgcaggtgcagccctaaaaagcaaaaaaaaaaaaaaaaaaaaaaaagaaattttaggcaaacattgaaagaagaaaattttgagGACTTTTTAATGACACGAGAAAGTGTCCATGATATAATATTAATATGAAGAGTAGCCTGCAAAATTTACACAGTGTGGCACCAGTGTTTaagtatgtatacacacagagaaaagaagggGGAGAAA contains the following coding sequences:
- the FOXE3 gene encoding forkhead box protein E3, whose protein sequence is MEPPAAFSGFPAPPSVVPSGPPPSSPLAGAEPGPEPEPEEAGRGEPEPAPAPGPGRRRRRPLQRGKPPYSYIALIAMALAHAPGRRLTLAAIYRFITERFAFYRDSPRKWQNSIRHNLTLNDCFVKVPREPGNPGKGNYWTLDPAAADMFDNGSFLRRRKRFKRAELPALPAAPPAPAAGPPPFPYAPYAPGPGPALLAPPPPAAPGPAPPARLFSVDSLVSLPPELAAGLGAPEPPCCAAPDAAFAPCAAAASPPLYAPPPPDRLGLPPARPGPGPGPLPAEPLLALAGPAAALGPLGPGDAYLRPPGYAPPGLERYL